The genomic DNA CGTAATGGCGATTTCTCTGCGGCGCTGACCGTAGATAACCTCGCGACGCTGCATTCAGAGCGACCGGTGAAGTTTACACCGCCAAGTAAGTGGTTAAGCGACTGTAATCAAGAGTCACCAATGCTGCCCTTGACCAATGTCTTTTCCCGCGTCCAAAACTCGATAAACAGCCTGAAAGCAAATGGCGGTACTCGCTCTTATCAAGGTTTGGTATGGGGAGTGAGGCAGCTTATCCCAAGTTGGCAACAAGCATGGGGAATACACGTAAGCACGGTAGCCGAAACTAGAAGAAAACTGGTGTTATTCACCGATGGCGCTGACGAAGGAAACGCGTTCAATCAACTCGTAAACGCTGGGTTCTGCACTAAGGCTATCAAGCAATACGGCATTGAAATGAATTTCATCGGCTATGGCGTCAGCCCAACTCGAATTACTCAATTCGAGAACTGTGCAGGAAATCCTTTACGCGTATTCAGTGCCACCAATACGACACAACTTAACGAGTACTTTTCCGACATTTTGGCGGTTGAATACTCAGCAAGCATCCAACTCACTCGCTAATTCAAACAAAGCGTGTGACTCAAAACATCTGAAATTAAAACAAACAAATTTAAAAACAATATGGAGAAATACATGTTTACACGAGCCCTAGCGTTATTAGCGCTGTGCCTTTCTTTACCTGCAATGGCTTATCAAGAAGGCGATGCTTTATCGCAAGACGTTGTCAAGAAACTGCAACTCAACAACGAGGAGCTCACTATTGTCGACTTCTTTGCTGAGTGGTGCGTTTCTTGCCGTAAAGAACTTCCAGAAGTAAACCAACTCTACAAAGAAGTCAAAGGCACTGGCGTGACATTCAAAGGTGTTGATGTCGATGAGGATGTTGAAGTTGCTCTTGAGTTTCAAAGGCAACTCGGATTGGAATTCCCAGTAGTCAACGATCCAGAGCAAGCATTGATCGCAGAGTTTAAACCTATCGGTATGCCTGCACTTTATTACATCTACCAAGGCAAGGTTATCAAGATTCGCTTTGGCGCAATCAACCACATTGGCGACGTCATTACTGATGACCTAGTGAAAATGGGAGTGCAGTTATGATGTTGATGAAAGCCACTCTTGTTGGATTGCTCGCTATTCCAATGACCACGAACGCGGCTCTTGAACTCGACCTTAGTGGTTTAGGAAAAAAGTCCGTTGAACAGCAAACCAGTAATAACAGCACTAATAGCGATGGCCCTATCGTAGAAGAAGAGATCATTTCCGGCACGGTTTACTCCAGTGGCGGCACGCACTCAAACCAAACCACCAAAAGCGCAACTAGACGCAACATCGACATGGTGACACCAAAGGCAAAACAGCTGGTTATCAAAAAAAAAGAGCCAGAAGAGACTAACAAGCCTTCAGCGTTAGCGTTTGTCGATGAATTTCTTGGTATTGAGCCGGTAAAGCCTTGGGAGAAAGGGACGCTAGCTCAAAAAGAGATGAAACCGGGCGGTCCAGTACCAGAATTCGATGTTTTCTCTGAAAAAGTCTTTGCCTACAAACAGGGCTCTGTGGGTGGCAGCGGTGTTGGCGGTGGCGGCTGCGGCTGTAACTAACCATTAAATCGATCCAATAAACTCAATCGACAAAAACACTCAATCAATAAAAAAATATTCAGTACTTCAAAAACAAAATAAGAACAAAATGAAAAAACTACCAATTACGCTGCTAAGTGCAGCGGCAGTGGCTAATGTGGCATTAGCTGAAGATCATGTCTCTGTGCATTACCTTAACTATGAAGAGTATGACGACAGAGTTTCAGCCAAGGACACCATGGTTTCGATTGAAAAAAGTATCGGCTTAGATTGGACCCTAAACGCAGAAATAAGCTACGACAGTGTTTCAGGTGCTTCTCCAGCATGGGGCCCTACGACGCCTACAGCTTCGGAGGCCGACAAAATAAATCGCGCCCTGAAAACCCAGCAAGCTCAAGACAAAACTGACGAAGTCATCCGTGCGGGTTACGATCCTTACCGAGACAGTTATGAGGTCCAGAAAGTCGGCCTAGAAGACACAAGAAAAGCACTCAGCTTGAGTGCCACCTACCGTGACAGACTGCGTAATGAATGGACCTTTGGTGGCAATATATCTCAAGAAGAAGACTACGAGAGCATTGGTATCAATGGTAAAGGTTTGATTTATGCCGATAGCGCTAAAAACCGTTCGTACAGCCTAGGGGGATCTGCTCTTTTCGACCAAACTCAGGCATTTGGCAAATACGTTATTGGCTCTTCTAATAGCCAGAGCTGGGAAGACATCTTCACTGGCAGCTTAGAAGCGGGGTTATCTCAAACCTTTACACCAAATCTGTACAGCATTTTTACCGCTTATGCTGGCTACCGTAGCGGTTACTTGAGCAACCACTATTTGACGGTTCTTCGCGAAGTCGACATTAATGACGATGGCAAAATAGATGATGACGAAGTGTTCTTGGGGCAAGACTCTAGACCAGATACCCGACTGTCTGGCGGTATTAACCTTCAGGCCTTCTACTCGCTGTCCGATAGCATCAAAATCCGACCACGTTACAAATGGTTCATTGATGACTGGGGCGTGATGTCTCACCAAATTGGCGGCAAATTATCTTGGCGTGTCAGTGAGTGGCTAACCTTAGCACCCGGTTATTTCTGGTATACGCAAGATGCGGCAGATTTCTATCGCGACCCTAGCAGCGCTGACCCTTCTTTTGCCTCGACAGGTTACGCAACTTCTGACCTTCGCCTAGGTAACTTCACCGCGAATGCTTATGAGCTTGGCGCGAGTGTTAAGGTCCATAAAACCGTGCATTTAAATGCGCTGGCGGCTTACTACGAACAGAGCAACGGGTTTGAAGCGCAGTGGTGGGCGGTTGGAGCAACATATGAATTCTAAGCTGCCCTTTGTCCATCGCTTCCATGCCATGACAGTACCATGTGAAGTGCAGATCTTATCGCTTGATTTGACCCACTTCCCAAAGGCGTACGCAAAAAGCATCGCTGATGAGATAGAGCAGAACACACACCGCTTAGAAGACAAATATAACTTCTACAGCGATGATTCATGGCTAACGCGACATATAAATCAGCGTACAACCAGTGAAGTCGAACTCGATTCAGAGTCTGCGGAAGTTTTTGAGCATCTCGACCGATTAAGCCAACTGACATTCGACACGTTTGATACCACCGTTGGCAGCATCAAACATCTTTTACAGCAGAAACCGAAGATGTCACACAGCCATGCCTTTCAAGCCCTCTCTTCCGCGCTGGGCAAGCAGGCATGGGAGCTAAAAGGGGCAATTTGTCTAGAAGAGACGGGCGATCTACAAGGAACAGTCGAACGACAAAGGGCTGTCGTTCGAAAAAGGACAAGGCTACACGTTCCTGATTCACGCACTCGCTTCGATTTTGGTGGCGTCATCAAAGAGTACGCGGTCGACCAAGCGGTAAAGATAGGCAAGCGACTTGGTGCAAGTTCAATGTTGGTGAATTTTGGCGGCGATATCTATGCATTAGGTACAAAGCCAGATGGTTCGCCATTTAACATTGCGGTTCTGAATCCAAGAGACAACAAGACACCTTTTTTTGCCGTTCCGATTACCGACGCGGCGCTGACCACATCAGCCCACAGTGAACGTCAAATGCAGTTCGGCGATAAAGCAACGTCTCATATTTTGTCGAAACAAGACGTAGAAAAGAAGATTCTGTCTGTTACGGCAATAGCTTCTTCCACTTTAGAAGCGGGTGTACTTAGCACTTCCTTGACGCTCAACCCGAACATTTCTGTACCGGAAGAAAGCGCCGTTATTTACATCGACGATCAATTACACATTCACCAAAGCACGGAGTTTTTGCATTCATGAAAAACTACCTACTCACGTTAATTCTATTGTTTAGCAGCTTTTTGCATGCTCAAGACAACGAGTTTCTTCCGGTTGAAGAAGCCTTCCCTGTTACATGGGAAGCCACAGACCAAGGCGCAGTTATCCGCTTTGATACACACTCGGGGTACTATCTTTACCAATCTCGCTTCTCGTTTAAAGAAGAGCCCTCATTATCGACATTAGCTGCTCAATACTCGCTGCCAGGTGAAGAAAAGCAAGACCCTAACTTCGGCAATGTAGTGGTATTTCACGATCCACTTACCGTTACCGTGCCTTACACCGGAAGTGGCAAGCTCACCGTCCGCTATCAGGGCTGTGCAGACAAAGGGCTTTGTTACCTGCCACAAAAACTAGAGTTGGATTTACCTACGCTCAAGGCATTGGCAGACGTCGCTTCTGAGAAGCCATCAAACTCTTTGGTTCAAACGCTAGGTAAGATCAGTGACGATACCAATGGCTTGTCATCGTTTCTCTCTCAAGCCGGTAAGTTGCAGGCACTGCTTGTCTTCTTCTTGCTTGGCTTAGGTCTGTCTCTCACGCCGTGCGTGCTGCCTATGATTCCTATCTTAGCCAGCATCATAGGTGGTGAAAAAGCGATGACAGGAAAGAAAGGCGCAGCCCTTTCTAGCTCGTACGTTCTGGGTATGGCGACCAGTTATGCCATGACGGGAATTCTGGTCACCACATTAGCAAAAGGCATCAATTTACAAGCAGCCATGCAACAACCTTGGTTGCTCAGCATTTTTGCCGCCGTGTTCATTTTACTAGCGTTAGCTATGTTCGGTTTCTATGAGCTTCAACTCCCTGCCGCACTGCAGCAGAAACTCAACAGTGGCTCAGACAAGTTGGGCGGCGGTAAAATTGCTAGCGTATTCGCGATGGGCGCGATATCTGCACTAGTGGTTTCACCTTGCGTTAGTGCGCCACTAGCTGGTGCATTGCTTTATGTATCCACCACTCAAGACTGGATGTTTGGTGGTGCTACCCTGTTTGTCATGGCTCTAGGCATGGGTGTTCCGCTTATCGCGATCGGTGCTGGTGGCGGTCGCTTACTGTTAAGAAGTGGCGCTTGGATGGTATCGGTTAAGCAAATATTTGGCGTACTGCTACTCGCGGTGGCTATCGTCTTATTAAGCCGCTTCGTAGACCCATCAATCATTATGACCCTGTGGGCGCTCCTTGCTATTGGTACGGGTGTACACTTCGGCGCGTTAGAAGCGGCACAACCGGGCTGGGCACGCACTCGTAAGTTTTCTGCACTATTGCCACTGAGCTATGGCTTGATTCTATTTGTGGGTTATTTCCTAGGAAATTCCGATCCTCTCAACCCGCTTGCGAACCGAGAGTCCGCACAACCTATGGCCATCACGTCTTTTGAGAAAACCGATTCAGTCACTCACTTGGAGCAGCAATTACAAGCAGCAGCCAATGCTGATCAAAAGGTACTAGTCGACCTTTATGCAGACTGGTGTGTCTCTTGTAAGGTAATTGAAACTAACGTGTTCAACGACCAACAAATCAGCCAAAAACTCAAAGAGTGGCAGACCATCAAGCTAAATGTGACAGAAAGCTCGCCAGAACAAATGGCATGGCTCAACAATAAGAACGTGTTCGGCCCACCAGCCATTTTCTTTTACTCACCCGCTAGCGGTGAGTTAGAACCAGCACGAGTCATGGGAGATATCGACAAAGCAGGCTTTAACAGTAAGCTCAAACTTGCTAATCAACTTGTAGCCGCCAGTACAGCGGAACCAGACAGCCTGACAAACTAGAGAGTCGTTCAATAATCAAAAACGCCCAATCAGTGATTGGGCGTTTTTATTTGGTCTGCTGACTGAAGAAGCTTACTTAGACATTTCCAACTGCTGAACCACCGCTTGAGTCAGCTGTTCAGTATAAGGATTGATCTTCCAATGCTCTGGGCTCCAACCTTTTACGAAACGTTGGAAATCAGCCCACGCAACATAAAACAGTGGTCGCCATGCGCGTTCGACGTCTTCAAATGAGAGCTGTGGTTGATAGTGTGCAAGCGCCTCTTTCAAGTGCTGGAAATAAGTATCTAACACCTCATTTTCATACTGTTGGCAATCTCGAGGCCTAATCGCGCTGCTCATGAACAAGGCAACGTCTTTCATTGCACAACCGTGACCAACGTATTGAAAATCGACTGCAGCCGCGTTTTCACTTTCAGGCTCAAAACAGAAGTTCGCGAGCTTAGAATCGCCGTGCACTAAGGTTGGATACGGGCACTCTTTCAATAAACGATCGATACGTTGCGCTTGTTGTTTCAAAGGTAAGTCCGCTAAGGCACTTAGCTCATCAGGACGAGTGTCTAAATGCCAATAAGTACCGACAGGCCACAATGATGCCGACTGCCCTTGATCAACATTGATGTGCTTTGCGTGAAAGTTAGCCAACCATTTTAAGCAAGCATTTCGCTGTTTAACCTCAACAGGCGTATAAGCATGATGCTGCTCGCCTGAGGTTGATTCATCAGAAGCGGCCAGTACATCAAACTGAGAGGTTAATGGGAAACCGCTATCGGCTAAGTCTTGCATCACGATAAGCCATTCGTTGTCTGCTAATTCACATTGTAAACCCACAGGCACGGGGCAGCGCTCATCCCATTGTTGAGTGAACGATTGATACCACGCTGTCTCTACTTGATAGGAATACACTTTACGCTGATGAGACAGCTTAGTGTTCCATCCTTTCGGGTGTTCACTTTTATCGGGCAACGCGACATGTTTAACGATAACGCTGTTGAATCCAGCATCACTACTATCTGTGAAGACTAAGCGTACTAACTCGCCATACCCGCCCCACAAGCGTTGAATCACGTGAATATCGAACCCTTGATGGCAACCGAGTGACGTGGCTATTTTTTGATAAAGCTCAGGAGGTTGCTGACTGGGATTAACATCGGATTCAACAGACTGTTTTGAAGGTATTGATTGAGACATATAACTCGTTGCTACGCTTTATCGGCTAAAAGGTGTGACCATTGTGTCTGTCTTTTCATGTAATGAACAACATAACTGCATACTGGGACAATTGTGTAACCCGCACGCTCAATTTCAGGGAGTACCGATTCCATCATCACCTTACCAAAGCCCTTGCCTTGCAGTTCATCAGGGATTCGAGTGGAAGTGATATGCAGTACCTCGCCATCCTTTTTATACTTAACTACCGCAAACTGATCTGGTTCTAACTCAACCGTGATCTGGTTCGCATCTTGATCCCATTTAACTGCCTGCATTCTCAACTCCTGCAAATAATGGATACGACAAACAATTAAAGTTTGAAGTATGAATTCCTTGTAATAGACTAACGCAAGTGCATATAAATAAAACTAAGTACTTACAATCAAAGAAAATATTATTATAGCGTGTGGTTATAAATAAAATTCAAACCAATTAAAAGCACTCTATAAATTGCGTTAGTACGCCTACTAAATCTAGCACGTAATAACCCCTTGTTAGCAAGTTATCAATATCTAACAGACGCATGTTGGCACATGGAGAACCTATAATGAACGCACCACTGAAGAAGCCTTTGGAGCATAATCAGGCACTGCAAGACCCTCGAAATCGAACCGTCACCACCATTAATAGTACCGATGCGCTGGCTATGATTGAGCATGGCAGTGAGCTGACGTTAAATGTCTCGACACCTGTTGGTACCAAGTTTCTCGCTACCACCAAATTTATCGGCACTCACAGTGATAACTGTATCCTGATTGAGGTGCCGGAGGTCTCTAGTGATGACCTACGCTTTTTCTTTCAGGAAGGCTTTGGGATGACGGCTCGTGCCTACTCTTTGCGAGGCGAAGGCGCTCTGATCCATT from Vibrio chagasii includes the following:
- a CDS encoding TlpA family protein disulfide reductase gives rise to the protein MFTRALALLALCLSLPAMAYQEGDALSQDVVKKLQLNNEELTIVDFFAEWCVSCRKELPEVNQLYKEVKGTGVTFKGVDVDEDVEVALEFQRQLGLEFPVVNDPEQALIAEFKPIGMPALYYIYQGKVIKIRFGAINHIGDVITDDLVKMGVQL
- a CDS encoding DUF4266 domain-containing protein; the encoded protein is MLMKATLVGLLAIPMTTNAALELDLSGLGKKSVEQQTSNNSTNSDGPIVEEEIISGTVYSSGGTHSNQTTKSATRRNIDMVTPKAKQLVIKKKEPEETNKPSALAFVDEFLGIEPVKPWEKGTLAQKEMKPGGPVPEFDVFSEKVFAYKQGSVGGSGVGGGGCGCN
- a CDS encoding DUF3570 domain-containing protein — translated: MKKLPITLLSAAAVANVALAEDHVSVHYLNYEEYDDRVSAKDTMVSIEKSIGLDWTLNAEISYDSVSGASPAWGPTTPTASEADKINRALKTQQAQDKTDEVIRAGYDPYRDSYEVQKVGLEDTRKALSLSATYRDRLRNEWTFGGNISQEEDYESIGINGKGLIYADSAKNRSYSLGGSALFDQTQAFGKYVIGSSNSQSWEDIFTGSLEAGLSQTFTPNLYSIFTAYAGYRSGYLSNHYLTVLREVDINDDGKIDDDEVFLGQDSRPDTRLSGGINLQAFYSLSDSIKIRPRYKWFIDDWGVMSHQIGGKLSWRVSEWLTLAPGYFWYTQDAADFYRDPSSADPSFASTGYATSDLRLGNFTANAYELGASVKVHKTVHLNALAAYYEQSNGFEAQWWAVGATYEF
- a CDS encoding FAD:protein FMN transferase, with protein sequence MNSKLPFVHRFHAMTVPCEVQILSLDLTHFPKAYAKSIADEIEQNTHRLEDKYNFYSDDSWLTRHINQRTTSEVELDSESAEVFEHLDRLSQLTFDTFDTTVGSIKHLLQQKPKMSHSHAFQALSSALGKQAWELKGAICLEETGDLQGTVERQRAVVRKRTRLHVPDSRTRFDFGGVIKEYAVDQAVKIGKRLGASSMLVNFGGDIYALGTKPDGSPFNIAVLNPRDNKTPFFAVPITDAALTTSAHSERQMQFGDKATSHILSKQDVEKKILSVTAIASSTLEAGVLSTSLTLNPNISVPEESAVIYIDDQLHIHQSTEFLHS
- the dsbD gene encoding protein-disulfide reductase DsbD; this encodes MKNYLLTLILLFSSFLHAQDNEFLPVEEAFPVTWEATDQGAVIRFDTHSGYYLYQSRFSFKEEPSLSTLAAQYSLPGEEKQDPNFGNVVVFHDPLTVTVPYTGSGKLTVRYQGCADKGLCYLPQKLELDLPTLKALADVASEKPSNSLVQTLGKISDDTNGLSSFLSQAGKLQALLVFFLLGLGLSLTPCVLPMIPILASIIGGEKAMTGKKGAALSSSYVLGMATSYAMTGILVTTLAKGINLQAAMQQPWLLSIFAAVFILLALAMFGFYELQLPAALQQKLNSGSDKLGGGKIASVFAMGAISALVVSPCVSAPLAGALLYVSTTQDWMFGGATLFVMALGMGVPLIAIGAGGGRLLLRSGAWMVSVKQIFGVLLLAVAIVLLSRFVDPSIIMTLWALLAIGTGVHFGALEAAQPGWARTRKFSALLPLSYGLILFVGYFLGNSDPLNPLANRESAQPMAITSFEKTDSVTHLEQQLQAAANADQKVLVDLYADWCVSCKVIETNVFNDQQISQKLKEWQTIKLNVTESSPEQMAWLNNKNVFGPPAIFFYSPASGELEPARVMGDIDKAGFNSKLKLANQLVAASTAEPDSLTN
- a CDS encoding oxidoreductase family protein — protein: MSQSIPSKQSVESDVNPSQQPPELYQKIATSLGCHQGFDIHVIQRLWGGYGELVRLVFTDSSDAGFNSVIVKHVALPDKSEHPKGWNTKLSHQRKVYSYQVETAWYQSFTQQWDERCPVPVGLQCELADNEWLIVMQDLADSGFPLTSQFDVLAASDESTSGEQHHAYTPVEVKQRNACLKWLANFHAKHINVDQGQSASLWPVGTYWHLDTRPDELSALADLPLKQQAQRIDRLLKECPYPTLVHGDSKLANFCFEPESENAAAVDFQYVGHGCAMKDVALFMSSAIRPRDCQQYENEVLDTYFQHLKEALAHYQPQLSFEDVERAWRPLFYVAWADFQRFVKGWSPEHWKINPYTEQLTQAVVQQLEMSK
- a CDS encoding GNAT family N-acetyltransferase, encoding MQAVKWDQDANQITVELEPDQFAVVKYKKDGEVLHITSTRIPDELQGKGFGKVMMESVLPEIERAGYTIVPVCSYVVHYMKRQTQWSHLLADKA